CGATACAGTACAAAACGGTTATTATGCATCGGTACCGACTGGTATGGCAAACTTTGCTTGCAAATGGATATGCACCCATCCATTTGTCTTTTATGGGCAATTTGGTATGTTTGTGTGTGCCAGGTGGGTAAATACATAACTCCATGGTTTCTGGAGGTCCATCTTTATGGGTACAGGACTCTGTGGTTTCTGGAGATACATCTTTATGGCTACTTTGCATGAAAATTTCCTTCACTACCATGTTAATTTACAGAAAAGCTTGGGATGGCTTCCATGTCATTTTTGTTTCATTCTATGTAATTGTTACTATATGGGATGGCCtctttttgctgaaattaaggAGGATTTGAGCCTATTTTAATTTGGTCTTTTGTAAACCTTTAACAGAAATTATGGTTGTGGAGACAGTCGGAGCTGATATTACTCCAAGCCAGGTCAAAGAAGGAATTGAAGGAGACAATACATTTCTTGCTGAAATGGATAGCAAGACAAAATCTAATCAGGGACACGGACTCGATGGACTGAGCAAATTTGGTTCAGTGGATGATTCACATGGAGTGAATGGAGAGGGCAAAGAGGGAGATCGTGTTGCCAATGTCAATTTTCCAAAGGATGCTGTAGATGAGTGGCCAGCACCAAAGCAATTCCATACCTTCTACTTTGTCAAGCACCGTTCTTATGAAGACCCAAAACTGAAGGCCAAAATTGAACAAGCTGACAAGGAGATCCGAAAGAAGAATGAACATCGATTCCAAATAACTGAAGCATTAAAGGCCAAAAGGGTGCGCTACTCCCAAATTGATTTGCCGTGctgttatttttagttttttgtgGGAGAATTAGCTTTATCTACTTTATTGATTAGAATGCACTGCTATCGTGTTGTGacaacagaaaatcaaatgggCCGTGATATGGTCCCATTGATtctaaactttcttttcttttcttccccttcTCTTGGTATAGTCTGAGCGAGCACAAGTGATTTCGCAATTAAAGCCTTTGACTGCTGAGGACAAACAATACCGGATGATTATGgatgagaagagaaaagaaatgaaacCATTTCATGAAGCTTTGGGCAAGCTGCGTAGTGCAAATAATGATGTGAGGGAGAAAGGAATGGGTTTATGCTCTTCAGAGGAAGAGCTTAATGAACTTGTAAGTGAGCTGTTCTATTTCCTCGGTTTTTGGTGCCCTGGCATCTAACTCCTGCTTTTGTTTTAATGTAACAGATTGAAAGCCGGCATTATCATATGCAACATGAGAGCCTCACTTTAGTTGAGGAGAAACAGTTGATTAAGGAGATCAAACAGCTtgaaggaacaagagaaaaagttaTTGCTAATGCTGCTATGAGAGCTAAAATTCAGGATTCCTTAGGTCAGAGAGAAGCTATTCAAGACCAGGTCAAAGTAAGTTCACATTCTTTCTGCATAAAAGCTTAATCCTCTAATCTTATTCTGTACCCCAAGATCTTGTGATTTCactggttcttttttttttttgcagttaCAAGGTGGTGACATTGATGGATTTAAAAAGGAGCAACAAGCAGTTAGGATGAAAATCAGACAACTGGAAGAAGAACTGAAGACCATAGATGATGAAATCATTTCCTTACAGGAGGAGTTGACTGCTGTGAATGAGAAGAAGGACAAAGCATTTGAAACTCTCATTGAATTGAGGAAAGCACGTGATGTAGCAGTATGATTCTTTACATCTAACTCcacgtcctttttttttttttggaaaaacaacttttatttttcagtaTACAGGGGTAGTTACTTTTACCTACTTACACCGTATTATTTCAATGGAGGCATGATTTACTTTTCATTATGATGTTTGATATCATAAGCTTTTATCAATAACTCTTTAAAATAAATTTGCAGGTCCCACATAGAAATGACTTCAAGCCTTCCTTCAATTTCTAATTTTAGTGGTCTAGGATCTGTATTTTTATTCAGTTTGGAACAGATAGGCATATGCTGGAATTTGCAGTTGCTATATTAGACATATAGCAAACAGGGGCATGCCAAACTTGCCAATAACTTGAATATCAAGAGATCGCCCAGCTTATCAGCCAAAGTCAAAATATTTTCAATTTGGGGTGCCACACGTGCTCGAAAACCTTATTCTTGCAGATTGTTCTTGATGCCTTCAACTTGATCTCCTACTTGGATAGTCAAACAAGACAGTCTGTGTTTCCATTTTAGTGCTCTTCTTTTCATCATTTTAGATCCGTGCATTATGTCTTTCCTTACGAAACCAACCAAATCATTCATATATGTGGGTATATATATCACTCTACATGCCTATAATTTCTAGTTATTCATGTGCCCAACATATGTAATTCTGGAGCTGGgctttcctctttttctctgTCTGCTATGATGCTTGGTCATGGTTTAGGTTATTATTTCGGCaagtattttctctctctatcaaGGGCACAAAACCATCAGTATTTTATCAATCAAGATATCAAGATCTGACAGGCGTATTAATTTTAGTGGCATTTAAATCTTCTACATTATCATAACAATTTTAATCTCTATCTTTGTTGTCTCTAATGTTTGatctatgaaaataaaattatcgGTGCTATGGTACCTGCTTCATCCATAGTAGAGCAAGATCAAAATTTATGCCAATAGGCATTGTTGGGGGGCCTCAAAACTCCATTACCAGCATCTATTCACATGTTTACATGCATAGACAGCCCTTGGATACCAAATAGTGGAAATGGGTGGTGATTCTAGGTCCAGCCAAGGTACAGAGAAAATCGTAAGCATTCTTAAGTGTGAGAAAATCTCAGTACTTATACTAAACATATGGAAACATTTATGAAGCATTTagaaggtccgccgtaccgaccGTGCCGACGTATTGGTTGGCGCCGGTactggttcggaccggtaccgaaccggtatcaTTGGTTCGGCTTGGTTCACGCATCCAAAAGCtcccaaaaaatttaaaaccgGTATGGGCCAGTATTGATTTTTAACACCGAACCGGACCGGTTAGAGCCGGTACCGATTTGGTACGGGCTAAACCGGCCGGTatgggccggttcagcatttcTTGATTCAGATGTATAATGGATGGCATAGAATGTACGTGATCTGACTCTAGGATTTATGATAAGCTAGATAACTATAACCCAAGCTAATTCAAGACTTTTTAATCCAATACTGCTAAAACCACAACCCAAAATGGGGAAATTATTGTTTTGAACTAATAAATATGTGCCTAACTTGTCATCATCAGTTTTATGCGTAACCTTGTCTGGCTATCCCAGCATGCCTTCTTTTTATGTTCTCCATGGTATCTGGTCAATAATTTCTAGTTGATGCAATAGAAGTAGTTAATGGGGTTGCATCATTTAAGAGCCAGAGATCTTTCTTAGAAGTACTACATAAGCCTTGGCATATGTAATGAACTTGGGCTATCTTGCTATGTGGATAATGGGATTCTCTAATTATTGATCTGTAAATTATAGATTGAATGATTATAACTAGTAGGCCTTGAATGTCAGAAATTTTACATATTTATTCTCTAGATTCCTTTCCGAATTACTTTTGGATGCATTTATTTTCTGGTGCAATATACCTTCTTATCCTATTTAAGCTACAGCAAGGCTGTTGGGATGGGTGGGTTACATGGTGTAGCTGCATAGTTGCCATGGCGAATGAGCCTAATGCTGATTTTGATTCTTCGGTTTCAGAATGCATGTTACTTTCAAAACCGTTCACTCTTAAACACTGCCAAGGATCTTGCTGCAAAGAAGGATATAGCAGCACTGCAAGAGCTTGCCCATGCTGAGGTTTGTCCTGGACAtatcttttccttcttcctgtCAGTTCAGCTGATTAATCTCTTTCTTCACATGTTAGGAAGAGAAATTTATGTCCCAGTGGAGAAGTAATAAAGACTTCAGAGATGATTATGAGAAGAGGATATTGCCATCGCTAGACCTTCGTCAGCTTAGCAGGGACGGACGGATCAGGAACCCGGATGAAAGGCCAATTATTTCAGAGGCACCATCATCCACAGGATCAGAGACCATGCCAGCTAAAGCAAGTGTAAAACAAGCAAAGGAGGGTGTGAACCCCGCTCCACTCAACGATACTGTCACTAGCCACAAGTTACATGATGCTGGCAATACTAAATCAACTGAGGTGGCATCGAAAAGAAAGATGAGTGGTCCTATGGACACTGAAAACGCTTCAGTGACTGAGATGTCCCAAAAGGAGTCTTCCAAAGTTGAAGAGATTGATACTGTGAAGTTGAAGGAgatgaaaagagaagaggagattGCAAAAGCTAAGATGGCttcggagaggaagaagaggcaaGCTGAGAAAGCAGCAGCAAAAGCAGCAATCAGAGCTCAGAAGGAAGCTGAAAAGAAACTCAAGGCAAGTGTTGGTTATACTTTTTATTGACTTTACGTACTGATAAACTATCTAAATGTCATATGTTGTCTGCATATTTAAAATCCTTTATCCTTCATATCTAAATGATCCTTTTTATAATTCGTAcaggaaaaggagaagagagctaggaAAAAGGCTGGGACGTCTGCACCTGCTGCACTTGATGAGCAGACTGAAATGGACATGAAGATCGTGGAGCCGGAAGATACTAATGTGAATATAGAAGCCCCAATTTCCAAACCAAACaaagaacaaaaaggaaaagctaGGTACAGAAATCACCCAAAAGGTCGGGCTCCGCTCCCTAGGGTCATCCTTAAGAGGCAGAAGTCACATTCATATTGGTTATGGGCTGCCCCAGCGATAGTGGGGGCTCTGGTGCTTGTGTTGTTGACTTACTACTTTTCTTTTGGAAGAAACTGAGCTAGATTAGTCTATGTTCAAGATGCAGACCAGTTTTGCAGGGAGGGGTTACATTGGTAGACGATCGAATTATACTCGTGTCCTTCCAGTAAGTGAATGTGCTCAGTTGAGAAACGTTATATGCGAGGCTCATGCAGTGTTGAGTTTTCATTAGACAGCATGCTGTAGGTTACCCTCTTCGCTCTTTGAGATGTCTATTTACTTTGTTGTTGTAGTTTAACTAACTTTGAAAAATATGCTGCCCGTCATAAGATAGTTGCATGGTGTTGTGAGATCATCAGATATGGATTTTATTTGTTCCTTTATGTCAGATCATTCTTAACAGAGTACTTCAAAGAATAATTTACATCGGTGAATGAATAAATGTTGTCATGTCAAAGTGAAGTTGCTGTTGATTTTGATGCATTTATTTTTTCCGAATGGTGCATACAACAGGTGACATCCAAGTAATGGATGGGGATCAGCGGCCCGGTCTTCTCTCTATAGGTGTTCTTCAATCTGCAATTTGCGGCATATAGATGAGATGAATGGAGATATGTGACTGCATTCAATCTTTACACTTAAATCTTTGTTATTTTACTTCGTTTTTCATGCATACGGGGTAGCATAGGCGAACTGGAGCATAAGAACTAGAATATATGCCTGCTTCTGGACATTTCGGTCGTCAAGGTGGTTTACTGCTGCGGGGTCAACCTCGGGGGCAACAGAACTACAAGGAACTGGCAGCTTCAAAATATTTCTCGGGGAAGTTTAAATGGGGTTGATGCACTAGATCCAGGAGCAGTTAAATGCGCCCAAGGACCTGCGGGCTTAAAAGTTTGGAGACTCGCTCGCAGGAGACTTGCTGTTGAGGACCGAGCAGGTGATCTGCCGCCCAATCAGCTACAAAGCCGGCCTTCCGGCGTCACCTCCGGGTACTCACGTGCGTCTCTCCTCCCCACGCAGGCAAATTATTAACCCCAAATCCAATGGACTACCGCCATATTATCTATATTTTGTACCCTGGTCTCTTAAACCCACCGACTTTCTCTTGCCGCTTGGTCAGCCCAAACCGCCGAGGGTCGTGGCGAGGGACGACCCATTTCCAATGGGAgatctctctcttattttttgGAGAAcgatctctctttctctctctctctcccactaTAAGAGTGTTCCGTGTTCGTTCGCTGAAGAGTGAAGAGACTAGAGAGAATGGTTCAGGCGAGGGGCCGAGTGGTTCAGCTTGTATTTCTGCTCTTTCTGATCTCCTCATCGGCCGATGGTGTTAATGAAGTAGAAGAGGAGGCAAAGAGGTTGGTCAGGGAACCACCACCGACACCTCCTCTCTTTATTAAGCCACCCTTCCACCTTCCACCATTGAGGCTTCCCATGGTCGTTGAAGGGGTGATCTATTGCCGGTCTTGCAAGCTCCGCAACTATGACAGGCTCCTTGATGCATCACCGCTTCCTGGTCTGATCTCTTTCTCATGCCTCCACTTTCTTGTGTGCTACCAGGGAAACTGACAACACcgttgattctagttttcatgaTTCAGAGGTTTTACTTTGGTTAAATGCCCATGAGCTTTTCTGATGCATTTCTGGGGCGTACAGTAAGTATGTGCTCTTAGATCTTTTGTGATAGGGTTTCAAAGAGACTGATAATGTACATATGTGATCCAAAGCTCATGATAAACTTCAGACAAATTCAGAGCTGGAAGAAGTTATAATTTCTCTTGCATTATAATTTGTAGTggacttttcttttttatattttctttggctTGATGACTACATGCAATAAACAATCCAGGCCCACCCCAAGCTCAAAAAGGCTTATTTTTGACAAAAGCTTGGTTCACAGCATAATAACAGATGTGTTGTGGCTTTCATTTGCACGAACATTCTCAATATTTTATCATGATTTTACCTTCTTGTGGGCTATACAGGGGAAATCTGTGGATCAAAAATGTATATAGCACCTACCAGAAAGAACAACTTATATCAGGAAAAGAAAGCTGATAAACATTCAGAACATTTACATATCTTCATTATCATAATTTCATCAGCAGATGATAAAATTATTAGATCAATATGTTGATTCTGTTAAACTTATATATAGGAAAGGTTTGTAACATGAATTTGCAGGTGCAGTCGCAGAGCTGCGGTGCAATAACAGCAGGCATGAATTAAGGTTAAATGGAACGACAAATGCTGATGGCTACTTCCTAATCCAGGCACCAATGAGGAAGGTGACAACGTTTGGCTCCCACAAGTGCAAGGTGTTCCTGATGTCATCGCCCTTGGCATCGTGCAACCGGCCCAGCAACCTCAGTGGAGGAGTAACAGGGGCTTATTTGAGGTTTGAGAGGATTACAAAGGTTGGCCCCGACCAATCGGCCCTCTTCGCTGCCGGATATTTCGAGTTTTCCCCTGCCAAGACCACCCTATGTCCGCATTTGCCTTGAGGCATCTCGTTTTGGATATTCAGAGGGACTCAATATATGCAGTTGAGATCATTGGTTGTATTGAGGTCAAAGCtctcttggtttttttttttgcctgaaGTGAGGGAAACTAAGGTTGGATTGCTTGACTGAAAAGATAttgtgtatttttttttaatctattatatattaataatcaTATCTTAAATTTTCAAGGAAGATTAATCTGGAATAAGCATGATTTAAATACAAATAAgaccaaaaaaaattaagttttgTTAAAGTAGGTTTATATATACTTATTTTATAAACTATTAAGTCATAGACCTCAAAAAAAATAGCTAGGCTGGCCAAGAGAATTTTATTAGAGGGTATGGTAACAAAAATACATACATGCCTTCTTCGAAATGGATTCGGAGAACTTAGCTTTAGATTGCCACCTCTTAAAGCGTAATACCGAAGTGCATCCATCTCGTGCAGAGAAAAAGTCCAATCAAGTAGAGTGAAAGCAATAATTTAGCTCAAAGGAAATGATGTAATATATTAGGGTGGCTCAATATATTAAGTTGCCAAGGTGGTATTACTGGATCTGAGGAATTTTTTATGTACACTTAACCATTGTCTTAGAGTATTTTCTGTTTTCCTAGATCAGTTTATTTAACACTAAACTAGTAAATAAGTCTCACAATACAGGGAATCATGGTCAGCTCTTAAGTAGTCATGCATGATTGGATGTTTAAGTTCCATGTGCTTGGGTACTGATCTAGACCATGATTTTTTACTTTGTTATTGAGGATTAGCACTAAGAAGGGAgggaggaaaaaaggaaaatattaaCTTTTAGAAAAAACTAAATTCATGGAGTCAGATTAAGATAAGACTCCTTGGGACACAAATCTTGAGCTAAGGCAAGCAAAAATTTATAAGTATGGGATGAACTGAGTGCTGATCTGACGCAAACATTTAAGTTTTAGGATAAATTACAAATTGTTTTTgagatttatatttattatatttatatttaattatctaTAAAATTTATACTTACACCTAGATGAATTAACGGCTTAGTAAAATTGTTTACCTCATacaaaaaatttataatttatttctaatctcataaaattttttgtaatttattctaAATTTTAATTACCTTATCAAGAAGAAATAACATGTTACAAGTTGATGACTTGTTCGTATACAAATATTTGTAACGTAATGGACAACAAACGCTTACTGAGAATCCCTACCATGCCTGTTTGCCCGGTAAACAAGGCCAATTTGTCAACGACTTGGGCCCTGCTACCCCCCCAATGCGTTGACCCATGAAGTCTGTACCGCGTCAAACGTCCATCATGTGATCTATAAAGTTCCAAGCACTGTTGTGTTCACACCGGGTTTCAAACACCGAGCCATAGAATAGATTCCACTGGCCTAAATTACGTTACTGCCGACAGTCCGTTGCGCCCGAGCCATAGAATAGATTCCACCGGCCTAACTCACGATGCTGCCCGCCCCCTTCCTCCCCTACtggtaaattatatttatatccgATAGTTTGTAAAATGGTCACTTATCCTCCCCAGTGCTATCAACTCAACTTCTCCCCACCTCAAATTCTgtgagcaaaaaaaaaacatccacagatttgtttttattattttcttaattctACAGCCTAACAGATCCATAGATGAAATTTAGGTTAAAACTAAAAGGGACCTTTAGAAGAAAACAGGCTGAAGATACTACTAGATTTGATTCCTATAAAAAATCCAGCTCTATCTTGCTAGATTTTCCAAATAGATCTCGAGGTTTATTTTATCCTAACATTTAAACCCGTAATTTAATAGAATGTTAGTCAAACCTTTAACCTTAAATAGGATCCAAATATTAcatcagaaaaatttcaaaaatgattaaaataacCTTAAAAGCATGTTTCGCTATTCCTACGAGATTAGACTAAAAATTCTTATCGGATTTGTGGATTAGAGCTTCCTCTGTTTAAGGGATTTAGCTCCCACTAAATTAGAACTGAAGATAGGAAAACGCCTGCTTCCTCATCTCGCGATTGAACTTTTGGCTTTGTTCGAAGATGGTTTCTGGCCTGCCACTTTTTTGCTCTCGAGTTTTAGCGAACCACTTGCTCTACTCCTACATCTGGACTTTATGGTAGAGACGTTCCTTGCTGTCATTCCTTGTCGATGATGACTACGATGACTCTTCGATATTGATCTCGGTAGATCGGTCAATGAAAGTAAGAAACAAGAGCTTAGCCTCTCATGAGTAGTATGGGGTTCTCGTACCATCATCACAAACTTGTTGCATGCATTAACAAATCGCTTTACCCGGACAATAGTTGCAAGGTCAACGTTACCTTGTGTTTTGGAGGTATTGATTGTGAACTCCTTCCTGTCTTTTATGAGATGATACTTCTTCAGACGCCAGTAGATATCTCGATCCCAAATGTACGGAATCATAAGAAAATCCGATAAATATCTAAAAGAACTACTTTTCAAGTTACCTCATCACTATACCTTTTAGATATGACGAATTTGAAGGAACACTGCTTGGTGATCTTCAATTCGACGTCCTTCTGAATCCAACCAAGACGGTAGGGACGTGGATGAGGCTTAGTATGCAATCCTAGCTTCTAAACCATATTTTGAGAGATGAGGTTCTTCTGGCTTCTAGGATCTACAATAGCCTCCATAATGCTCTGTTTCATCTGGATCTTCAGGTGGAAGAGTTTCTCTAGATCTGCTTTAGTTGCTATCTCGAGTTTTCTCGCCATCAGGCTCAATTTGAAGTTTGCTTACTCAACCTCGGGCAGCTCCTCAACTTCTATCGCATTGAGAATCgtcttttccttccttttggaatcctCATGCTTCTACGCCTTTCTTATATTTCTcaccttttttttatcttttctaggaCGATTCTTCTCCTTAATCCCCATGGCCTTTATGCTGGCTCCGCTGATGTCTTCAACTTTGAAGAGTTTCAACTTTTTTCGAATACTCTCATGGTGGCTTCCAACGTATTTCATAAAAACTATACGATTGTTAATATAGATTTCAAGAGAGATTGCTTGCATGTGGAACTCGTTGGTGTAGTCCTGGACAGACTGATCATACTTCTGCCATAGGTATTGCCACTTGGTCCACCGATCCTCCTTGTGGCCGATTGGATAGAACTACTTCTTGATTAAGCTCTTGAATTTGTTCCATGTCAGATTTGAAATGTTGTTGTTCCTCATGTATGAATTCCACCAGATAAGAGTATGGCTAAAAAGCTTGAGACGGGCAAATGCTACCTTCTGGACACTAGAGTGTCTATAGATAGTAAAGTATGTCTCTAACTGATCTAGCTAGTTATATAGCTTCTTTGCATCAACAATCTCGTCATATATAGGGATTTTGATTTGAGCCCCTACTTTAAATGGTTGAAGAAAGAGAATTTTTGTACCGGTaggtttttcatttttatcctCCTCATTGGATGGTGGATCTTTATCTCGAGCCATAGGAGACAGCTTCGCAACAGGAGCTGCTAGTGCTTATGCTGAAGGTACTGCCAATCTAGAGATGATCTCGATGAGTTGAAACATCTTATCCTCTAGTTGTATGAGACGTCCTTTtgtctcatcatccatggaggAAGAACCAGTAGCCATACTCATATTTGCCTTTCGATGTATTTGAAACATGGATAGCCTTTCTCTTGATTGCTTGTATGGCTTACGCATCTGGACCATGAATGGAGGCCATCTCTAATACCAACTTGATCTAATCGGAGAGAGAGAAAACTTTCTTCAACATGCTCAATTTGAATATCTCAAAAGAAAACTAGAAGAAGATAAAAGAATTGTAAATGTATAGCTTAGGTTcacttttctttcattgattctCACACCTCCTAAACTGAGGATATGGCCCGCTATTTATAATATTAGCGAGGTCCCCTCTTTCACAATTTAGGTTAAACTCCTCTCCTAGTTCAAATAGGACTAGGTATCCTTAAAAAATATGACTAATagaaattttttagaaaaaacaaaaatttagaaatattctaaaaaaataaaatttttgagaagatagattttgaagcTAGTTGAATCTTCTTAATTTTCTTGAAACATGCATATATGGATTAATAAATggctttttcttaaatttttttttgcaagcTTTAAAAGTTTTTAGAAGTCTTTTAACTAAAGTTCTATTATCATTCTAAATAGATATCTTTTCAATCTATGCAATATAGAAGATAAAGATATTTAAAGTTTCTTAATTTTCTGAAACACTCACATATggattttttattaaaagattAATAGATAGCTTTATCTTAATGATTTGTTGCTGAATTGATGACATTTACTATGTACACTCGGCGATATTCGTTATGTATGCTTGGCCATGATACATGCAATCTCTGCTGAAAAAACCACCTTTTATATTCAAATAATAAGTAGTATAAAATGgcatgtttttaaaaaaaattagaagtttTTGATTGAAGTTCTGTTTATCATTCTAAATGGATATGTCTTCAATCTATGTGGCATAGAAGATGAAGTTATTTGAAGCTTCTTAATTTTCCTGAAATACTCATATGTGGATTAATAGATGGcttttttcttaaatatttttttatcgaAGATGGAaagcttttaaattttttaaaactctCTCCATTAAAGGTCTATTTATCACTTTCAATAAATACCTCTTCAATCCATGCACCTAACAAGATGAAGGCATTTGGATCTCCTCAATGCTCTTGAAACACCCATATGTGGATTAATAAATGGCTTTATCTTAAGAATTTTTCATTGAATAGATggtagatttttttaaaattttccaaaatctttcatttaaaattttatttaccaTTCTAAATTAATATTGCATCAATCTATGCAGTACAGTAGATAAACATACTTGAATCTTCTTAGTTTTCCCAAAATACTGATGTATGGAAtttcctaaaaaaaattattagataattttatcttaaaaattatttacctaatagatgttatatttttattatatgcaCCTCATAACAACTGAAATGAATAATTTTTaagtttttatattaaaaaaagagcCAAAATATAGTCCACCCACCAGATGAATCCGCCACCGCATTCTAGATGGCGACATCCATTCTATTATTCTTAACGTCGAATTTTCCTTTGACTTTCCAACTCCTCCTCAACGGTGGACCCCACAAACGCTTCAAACGTCCGCACAAGCAATATCGAATGGTGGTTATCATAATAATACC
This is a stretch of genomic DNA from Phoenix dactylifera cultivar Barhee BC4 chromosome 9, palm_55x_up_171113_PBpolish2nd_filt_p, whole genome shotgun sequence. It encodes these proteins:
- the LOC103710247 gene encoding non-classical arabinogalactan protein 31-like isoform X2, coding for MVQARGRVVQLVFLLFLISSSADGVNEVEEEAKRLVREPPPTPPLFIKPPFHLPPLRLPMVVEGVIYCRSCKLRNYDRLLDASPLPVAELRCNNSRHELRLNGTTNADGYFLIQAPMRKVTTFGSHKCKVFLMSSPLASCNRPSNLSGGVTGAYLRFERITKVGPDQSALFAAGYFEFSPAKTTLCPHLP
- the LOC103710249 gene encoding proton pump-interactor 1-like isoform X1, which codes for MENEIMVVETVGADITPSQVKEGIEGDNTFLAEMDSKTKSNQGHGLDGLSKFGSVDDSHGVNGEGKEGDRVANVNFPKDAVDEWPAPKQFHTFYFVKHRSYEDPKLKAKIEQADKEIRKKNEHRFQITEALKAKRSERAQVISQLKPLTAEDKQYRMIMDEKRKEMKPFHEALGKLRSANNDVREKGMGLCSSEEELNELIESRHYHMQHESLTLVEEKQLIKEIKQLEGTREKVIANAAMRAKIQDSLGQREAIQDQVKLQGGDIDGFKKEQQAVRMKIRQLEEELKTIDDEIISLQEELTAVNEKKDKAFETLIELRKARDVANACYFQNRSLLNTAKDLAAKKDIAALQELAHAEEEKFMSQWRSNKDFRDDYEKRILPSLDLRQLSRDGRIRNPDERPIISEAPSSTGSETMPAKASVKQAKEGVNPAPLNDTVTSHKLHDAGNTKSTEVASKRKMSGPMDTENASVTEMSQKESSKVEEIDTVKLKEMKREEEIAKAKMASERKKRQAEKAAAKAAIRAQKEAEKKLKEKEKRARKKAGTSAPAALDEQTEMDMKIVEPEDTNVNIEAPISKPNKEQKGKARYRNHPKGRAPLPRVILKRQKSHSYWLWAAPAIVGALVLVLLTYYFSFGRN
- the LOC103710249 gene encoding proton pump-interactor 1-like isoform X2, giving the protein MVVETVGADITPSQVKEGIEGDNTFLAEMDSKTKSNQGHGLDGLSKFGSVDDSHGVNGEGKEGDRVANVNFPKDAVDEWPAPKQFHTFYFVKHRSYEDPKLKAKIEQADKEIRKKNEHRFQITEALKAKRSERAQVISQLKPLTAEDKQYRMIMDEKRKEMKPFHEALGKLRSANNDVREKGMGLCSSEEELNELIESRHYHMQHESLTLVEEKQLIKEIKQLEGTREKVIANAAMRAKIQDSLGQREAIQDQVKLQGGDIDGFKKEQQAVRMKIRQLEEELKTIDDEIISLQEELTAVNEKKDKAFETLIELRKARDVANACYFQNRSLLNTAKDLAAKKDIAALQELAHAEEEKFMSQWRSNKDFRDDYEKRILPSLDLRQLSRDGRIRNPDERPIISEAPSSTGSETMPAKASVKQAKEGVNPAPLNDTVTSHKLHDAGNTKSTEVASKRKMSGPMDTENASVTEMSQKESSKVEEIDTVKLKEMKREEEIAKAKMASERKKRQAEKAAAKAAIRAQKEAEKKLKEKEKRARKKAGTSAPAALDEQTEMDMKIVEPEDTNVNIEAPISKPNKEQKGKARYRNHPKGRAPLPRVILKRQKSHSYWLWAAPAIVGALVLVLLTYYFSFGRN
- the LOC103710247 gene encoding non-classical arabinogalactan protein 31-like isoform X1; the encoded protein is MVQARGRVVQLVFLLFLISSSADGVNEVEEEAKRLVREPPPTPPLFIKPPFHLPPLRLPMVVEGVIYCRSCKLRNYDRLLDASPLPGAVAELRCNNSRHELRLNGTTNADGYFLIQAPMRKVTTFGSHKCKVFLMSSPLASCNRPSNLSGGVTGAYLRFERITKVGPDQSALFAAGYFEFSPAKTTLCPHLP